In Fluviicola taffensis DSM 16823, the following are encoded in one genomic region:
- a CDS encoding TonB-dependent receptor yields MKYIVFGFFLFFLSTSQAQLQGIVFGIKNGGKIPLKQAKIILKKAQTQVYSEENGRFEMILPKDLPDVLVISAPGYESDSVTVTKDDRFSGLEIILFEVDELEEVVVEFKRDSKNFSRLKPLQVEHLGEGELKKAACCNLSESFETNATVDVNFTDAVSGAKKIQLLGLDGVYTQLQMENIPFLTGLESSFGLNSVPGTWVESIQITKGTGSVVNGYESMAGLINVEFRKPTTMQRVFVNGYASSLGRAELNVHGGQVINDKWSTGTFAHVSTLQSEWDMNKDGFRDAPLSKSGAFMNRWDYMGKKFETKFGVNAYYDQRLGGQLYGSASRYKAETTNQHAEFFAKTGFLFPKKPYQSFGIVYQFKYHQSDGLYGLRNFGGRELRGYINAIYDGIIGTTTHKYKVGISAVGQDLQQHIDSVKFNRNVITPGVFAEYTYTGTRLVVVAGMRADVQTAFSNQKEKFQFSPRVHAKYTLDEFTDIRITTGKAWRLPTVVMDNSSLLATSKAWVVTSSNEQEEVWNSGISVIRTMKWWNRAASISADFYHARFTKQFIIDREQSTDSIFFGFQRNVSRSSTFQTELSFMPWKTITFRVAYKYLEVKADYAGSLRQQVMIPQHRGLFNVAFASRNKKWEVDGTISVYSPMRLPDVTLPDGTRLMNEKSSVVPVGLAQITRHFKQWDIYVGGENLFNFKQKNPIISANNPYDPTFDATRVWAPVMGTVVYAGFRYEIKRKVEKK; encoded by the coding sequence ATGAAATATATCGTATTCGGTTTTTTCCTGTTTTTTCTTTCAACCAGTCAAGCCCAACTTCAAGGGATTGTATTTGGAATAAAGAATGGAGGAAAAATCCCGCTTAAACAAGCAAAAATAATACTCAAAAAAGCTCAAACTCAAGTTTACTCAGAAGAGAACGGGAGGTTTGAGATGATACTACCGAAAGATTTACCAGATGTTTTGGTTATTTCTGCACCAGGATACGAAAGTGATTCTGTTACTGTAACAAAAGACGATCGATTTTCAGGATTGGAGATCATCCTGTTCGAAGTCGATGAATTGGAAGAAGTTGTGGTCGAATTTAAACGAGATTCTAAGAATTTTTCCCGATTAAAACCGCTCCAAGTAGAACATTTGGGTGAAGGAGAATTGAAAAAAGCAGCTTGCTGTAATTTGTCGGAATCTTTTGAAACGAATGCCACTGTTGATGTGAATTTTACCGATGCAGTTTCTGGGGCGAAGAAAATTCAATTACTTGGTTTAGATGGTGTTTATACCCAGCTTCAAATGGAGAATATTCCGTTTTTAACAGGTTTGGAAAGCAGTTTCGGCTTGAATTCTGTTCCTGGAACTTGGGTGGAATCTATTCAGATTACGAAAGGAACTGGATCTGTAGTCAATGGTTATGAATCAATGGCTGGGTTGATAAATGTCGAATTTCGTAAGCCAACAACGATGCAACGCGTTTTCGTAAATGGATACGCCTCTAGTTTGGGAAGAGCAGAATTAAATGTTCACGGAGGACAAGTCATCAATGATAAATGGAGTACGGGAACTTTCGCACACGTTTCAACCTTGCAAAGTGAGTGGGACATGAACAAAGATGGTTTTCGCGATGCACCTTTGAGTAAATCTGGAGCATTCATGAATCGCTGGGATTATATGGGTAAAAAGTTTGAAACTAAATTTGGAGTGAATGCCTACTACGATCAACGATTGGGAGGACAGCTTTACGGAAGTGCGAGCAGATACAAAGCGGAAACAACCAATCAACATGCTGAGTTTTTTGCGAAAACGGGATTCTTGTTCCCAAAGAAGCCCTATCAAAGTTTTGGAATAGTATATCAATTCAAATACCACCAATCGGATGGTTTATACGGATTGAGAAACTTTGGAGGACGTGAATTACGTGGTTACATAAACGCCATTTATGACGGAATTATTGGTACAACTACTCACAAGTATAAAGTGGGGATTTCAGCGGTTGGTCAGGATTTACAGCAACATATTGATTCTGTAAAATTCAATCGAAATGTGATTACACCAGGAGTTTTTGCTGAATATACGTATACTGGAACACGCTTGGTAGTTGTTGCTGGAATGCGTGCAGATGTTCAAACCGCTTTTAGCAATCAAAAAGAGAAATTTCAATTTTCACCAAGAGTTCATGCCAAATATACCTTGGATGAGTTTACGGATATCCGTATTACGACTGGAAAAGCATGGAGATTGCCGACAGTCGTGATGGATAATTCGTCCTTATTGGCAACTTCTAAAGCTTGGGTTGTGACTAGTAGTAATGAACAGGAAGAAGTTTGGAATTCTGGAATTTCTGTGATTCGTACGATGAAATGGTGGAATCGCGCGGCAAGTATTTCTGCCGATTTTTACCACGCGCGTTTCACAAAGCAATTTATTATCGACCGGGAGCAATCAACGGATTCTATCTTCTTTGGTTTTCAACGAAATGTTTCCCGAAGCAGTACCTTTCAAACGGAATTGAGCTTTATGCCATGGAAAACAATTACATTTCGTGTAGCGTATAAATATCTGGAAGTAAAGGCCGATTACGCTGGAAGTTTGAGACAACAAGTGATGATTCCGCAACACAGAGGATTGTTCAATGTTGCTTTTGCGAGTCGAAATAAAAAATGGGAAGTTGATGGTACGATTTCTGTATACAGTCCTATGCGATTGCCAGATGTTACTTTACCAGACGGAACGCGTTTAATGAATGAGAAAAGTTCTGTAGTTCCAGTTGGATTGGCACAAATTACACGTCATTTCAAACAATGGGATATATATGTTGGAGGGGAAAACTTGTTTAACTTCAAGCAGAAGAATCCGATCATTAGCGCGAATAACCCGTATGATCCAACGTTTGATGCAACCCGTGTTTGGGCGCCCGTTATGGGAACGGTAGTTTACGCAGGATTTAGATATGAGATAAAACGAAAAGTAGAAAAAAAATAA
- a CDS encoding Fur family transcriptional regulator, which translates to MKTTRNTAARSAILELINDSKIALSQPAIQHKLNGLCDRVTIYRVLDRLLDDGLIHKIVNVNGVVNYAACNSCTHNHSHDHEHIHFSCRICSELTCLDQVIPSFSLPVGFQAEEAFFTISGICKNCQDPEK; encoded by the coding sequence ATGAAGACAACAAGAAACACAGCAGCCAGAAGCGCGATTTTGGAACTCATAAACGACTCAAAGATTGCGTTGTCTCAACCTGCTATTCAACACAAGTTGAATGGTCTGTGTGATCGTGTAACAATTTACAGGGTTTTAGATCGCTTACTAGATGATGGCTTGATTCACAAAATTGTTAACGTAAATGGCGTTGTGAACTATGCAGCGTGTAATTCTTGTACTCACAATCATTCACACGACCACGAGCACATTCATTTCAGTTGTCGAATTTGCAGTGAATTAACTTGTTTGGATCAGGTTATTCCTTCCTTTTCACTTCCTGTAGGTTTTCAAGCTGAGGAAGCTTTTTTCACAATTTCTGGGATTTGCAAAAACTGTCAAGATCCTGAAAAATGA
- a CDS encoding cation diffusion facilitator family transporter has translation MSVNHEKAEKTAWFSLIGNFLMAIVKGLVGYFGNSYALIADAIESTGDVFASALVIVGFRYAKRPPDENHPYGHGKVEPLITFVVVGFLVASATLIIIESIYNIQTPHKAPASYTLWFIGGIIITKELFFRFVSKSSKEVGSSSLEADAWHHRSDAITSACAFVGIAIAVYMGDSWAQADDWAALVASLIILYNAYKIFRPALGEIMDEHVHDEFILIIREKSKHVAGIHDTEKCLVRKSGMRYWVDLHIHVDGNLSVHEGHTIAHNLKKHLMEELPEIEDVLVHVEPAE, from the coding sequence ATGAGTGTCAATCACGAAAAAGCAGAAAAAACGGCTTGGTTCAGTCTAATTGGCAATTTTTTGATGGCCATTGTGAAAGGATTAGTTGGTTATTTTGGAAATTCTTACGCATTAATTGCTGATGCGATAGAATCTACGGGGGATGTTTTTGCTTCTGCTTTAGTTATCGTTGGGTTTCGCTATGCGAAGCGACCACCGGATGAAAATCATCCTTACGGTCATGGAAAAGTCGAACCATTAATCACCTTCGTTGTTGTTGGATTCCTTGTGGCTTCAGCTACCTTGATTATCATCGAAAGTATTTACAACATTCAAACTCCGCATAAAGCCCCAGCCTCCTATACACTTTGGTTTATTGGTGGAATTATTATTACCAAGGAGCTGTTTTTTCGTTTCGTTTCAAAATCAAGTAAAGAAGTTGGAAGTTCGTCACTAGAAGCTGATGCTTGGCATCATCGAAGCGATGCGATTACTTCTGCCTGCGCTTTTGTCGGAATTGCAATTGCTGTTTACATGGGTGATTCTTGGGCGCAAGCTGATGATTGGGCAGCATTAGTTGCTTCACTGATCATTTTATACAACGCATACAAAATATTCCGACCAGCACTTGGCGAAATCATGGACGAGCATGTTCACGATGAATTCATTTTGATTATTCGCGAAAAATCAAAACACGTTGCAGGAATTCACGATACAGAAAAATGTTTGGTTCGAAAATCTGGTATGCGCTATTGGGTAGACTTACACATTCATGTAGATGGAAACCTAAGTGTACATGAAGGACATACAATCGCTCACAACTTAAAAAAACATTTGATGGAAGAACTTCCAGAAATTGAAGATGTATTGGTGCATGTGGAACCAGCGGAATAA
- a CDS encoding NifU family protein, with the protein MTSVPVTVYVEMTPNPNTMKFVANKYLLINGESVEFHSGSEAKGYSPLAEELFNFPFVKTVFITANFVTVAKNDSISWDFVTMELREFIKSWIVDGKDILIQMPVAKPKAASGDDSKPAKEYAPSEYDDAIRSLLDEYVRPAVEGDGGAIDFVGFEEGTVTVALRGACSGCPSSTATLKGGIENLLKQHLPDVKEVVAESL; encoded by the coding sequence ATGACATCAGTTCCAGTTACAGTATACGTCGAAATGACTCCCAATCCAAACACGATGAAATTCGTTGCAAACAAATATTTGTTGATCAACGGAGAGTCAGTGGAATTTCATTCAGGTTCAGAAGCGAAAGGATATTCTCCACTCGCTGAAGAATTATTCAATTTCCCATTTGTGAAAACCGTTTTTATTACTGCAAATTTTGTGACCGTTGCCAAAAACGATTCCATTTCTTGGGATTTCGTAACGATGGAATTGCGCGAATTTATTAAAAGTTGGATTGTTGACGGAAAAGATATTTTAATTCAAATGCCTGTTGCAAAACCAAAAGCAGCAAGCGGTGACGATTCAAAGCCAGCAAAAGAATATGCTCCATCAGAATACGACGATGCAATTCGTTCTTTGTTGGACGAATATGTTCGTCCAGCAGTTGAAGGAGATGGCGGTGCAATTGATTTCGTAGGATTTGAAGAAGGAACAGTAACCGTTGCACTTCGTGGAGCTTGTTCAGGTTGTCCATCAAGTACAGCTACATTAAAAGGCGGAATCGAAAATTTATTGAAGCAACATTTACCCGATGTAAAAGAGGTAGTTGCAGAATCGTTGTAA
- a CDS encoding carboxypeptidase-like regulatory domain-containing protein, with translation MKTITFIATLFLSGITFAQNTFGDILGTFMDSDMKEGVFGAYAITSRGDQVFKAVTNEDGRFRISAVPAGSYNVYFVTLDGDTTFAPGSVEVAPDGYGNLGIVPQRKINEIGIVVITAKPTSLRLGVTPEIKLSQKDIKHMPTKFDAKQMISTMTTDVRLSDDGQLIFRGARKGDLVNYIDGVKMTDVQNVPSAALGYIMVYSGAIPAKYGDTTGGVVVMETLSYFDLLRDYNNRP, from the coding sequence ATGAAAACAATCACATTTATCGCAACCTTATTCCTAAGTGGAATAACTTTCGCTCAAAACACTTTTGGAGACATCCTTGGAACATTCATGGACAGCGACATGAAAGAAGGTGTTTTTGGAGCGTATGCAATTACATCTCGAGGAGATCAAGTATTCAAAGCTGTTACCAATGAAGATGGTCGATTCCGAATTTCAGCAGTTCCCGCAGGATCTTATAACGTGTATTTCGTAACATTAGATGGAGATACCACTTTTGCTCCTGGATCAGTAGAAGTTGCACCTGACGGATATGGAAACCTTGGTATCGTACCCCAACGAAAAATCAATGAAATAGGTATTGTAGTAATTACAGCAAAACCAACTAGTTTACGATTGGGGGTTACTCCAGAAATCAAACTGTCACAAAAAGACATCAAACACATGCCTACAAAATTCGATGCGAAACAGATGATTTCAACAATGACAACAGATGTACGCTTGAGTGATGATGGTCAGTTGATTTTTAGAGGTGCTCGAAAAGGAGATTTAGTCAATTACATTGATGGAGTAAAAATGACGGATGTTCAAAATGTACCAAGTGCTGCTTTGGGATACATCATGGTTTACTCAGGTGCAATCCCAGCGAAATACGGTGATACAACTGGCGGAGTAGTTGTGATGGAAACCTTGAGTTACTTCGACTTGCTAAGAGATTACAATAATAGACCATAA
- a CDS encoding mannose-1-phosphate guanylyltransferase, with amino-acid sequence MKDNYCVIMAGGIGSRFWPMSTVQRPKQFLDVLGIGKSLLRMTFERLLSIAPAENIYIVTNANYAYLVKEQLPELNDSQILTEPERKNTAPCITYAAAKIHAINPNATLVVAPSDHLILKEHKFTEIVNTAISTANKEDRLVTLGIKPTRPDTGYGYIEFIEDGDILPGQVKDVKHFTEKPNRELAEIFLRSGNYYWNSGIFIWRATTILNALEKFKPELFHLFTDESEKYNTPAEQEYVNASFAACEDISIDFAVMETAKNVDVVLANFDWSDLGTWGSLYSHLEKDYNGNAVIGENVHMINSENCIVNLPSNKLALIQGLQNYIVVESDNMLMILNQHDEQNLKKYMAPMQETSPEFFPK; translated from the coding sequence ATGAAAGATAATTACTGCGTGATCATGGCTGGAGGAATCGGAAGTCGATTTTGGCCAATGTCAACTGTTCAACGCCCAAAACAATTTTTGGATGTTCTAGGGATTGGAAAATCTCTATTGAGAATGACTTTCGAGCGTTTGCTTAGTATTGCTCCAGCTGAGAATATTTATATTGTTACAAATGCAAACTATGCTTACTTGGTAAAAGAACAATTGCCAGAGTTGAATGATAGTCAGATTCTGACAGAACCGGAACGTAAAAATACAGCTCCTTGTATTACGTATGCAGCTGCAAAAATCCATGCAATAAATCCAAATGCCACCTTAGTTGTCGCTCCTTCAGATCATTTGATTTTGAAAGAACATAAATTTACAGAAATTGTAAATACAGCTATTTCAACGGCAAATAAAGAAGACCGATTAGTGACTTTGGGAATCAAACCTACGAGACCTGACACGGGATATGGTTATATCGAATTCATAGAAGATGGCGATATTCTTCCCGGACAAGTGAAGGATGTGAAACATTTTACAGAGAAGCCGAATCGTGAATTAGCTGAGATTTTTCTGAGAAGTGGAAATTATTATTGGAATTCTGGGATTTTCATTTGGAGAGCAACAACTATTTTGAATGCTCTGGAGAAATTCAAACCGGAATTATTCCACTTATTTACAGATGAATCTGAAAAATACAATACGCCTGCTGAACAAGAATATGTGAATGCTTCTTTTGCTGCTTGTGAAGATATTTCAATCGACTTTGCAGTGATGGAAACTGCCAAAAATGTAGATGTTGTTTTGGCAAATTTCGATTGGTCTGATTTGGGAACTTGGGGAAGTTTATATTCTCACCTAGAAAAAGATTACAATGGAAATGCGGTAATCGGAGAAAATGTTCACATGATTAATTCGGAGAATTGTATTGTGAATTTGCCGAGCAACAAATTGGCCTTGATTCAAGGGTTACAAAATTACATTGTGGTTGAATCAGACAATATGTTGATGATTTTGAACCAACACGATGAACAAAATTTAAAAAAATACATGGCTCCGATGCAAGAAACGAGTCCAGAGTTTTTTCCAAAATAG
- a CDS encoding SprT-like domain-containing protein, giving the protein MEAKLTKKERYIQQLKAYLPNGFEEMVADLLMSHPVRFAITNPRSTKLGDYRAPQKGETFHRISINGNLNPYNFLITTLHEFAHLRVYLTFGFRIKPHGEEWKGEFRKLLWPAIQTGLLPKDIEIALMTSLTNMKASSCTDTQLSRVLRQYDKREGGDIILEEIPKNATFVLQGKTFIKGELRRTRFLCTEVPSKRQFLIHSLATVQLLENTHER; this is encoded by the coding sequence TTGGAAGCAAAATTGACAAAAAAGGAAAGATATATTCAGCAATTGAAGGCGTATTTGCCTAATGGCTTTGAAGAGATGGTGGCGGACTTATTAATGAGTCATCCAGTACGTTTTGCAATTACAAATCCAAGATCTACCAAATTGGGTGATTATAGAGCTCCACAGAAAGGAGAAACGTTTCACCGCATTTCCATAAATGGAAACTTAAATCCCTATAATTTTTTGATTACAACGCTCCATGAATTTGCCCATTTGCGGGTTTATCTCACTTTTGGGTTTAGAATTAAGCCACATGGTGAAGAATGGAAAGGGGAGTTTCGGAAATTGTTGTGGCCAGCGATCCAAACAGGACTTCTTCCAAAAGATATAGAAATAGCTTTGATGACGAGCTTAACAAACATGAAAGCATCATCTTGCACAGACACACAATTATCCCGTGTTTTGCGTCAGTATGACAAGCGGGAAGGAGGAGATATTATACTTGAAGAAATTCCAAAAAATGCTACATTTGTTTTGCAAGGTAAAACCTTTATAAAGGGAGAATTGAGACGAACTCGTTTTTTATGCACAGAAGTGCCTTCGAAACGTCAGTTTTTAATTCATTCACTTGCGACTGTTCAACTTTTAGAAAATACACATGAAAGATAA
- a CDS encoding MlaE family ABC transporter permease, whose translation MGIIQNIGKYFMMMYIVFSKPEKWRIFRRRFFEEMEIIGIKSIPIVALMSAFMGAVIALQTASNMDNPLLPAYTVGFITRSSTILEFSPTIISLILAGKVGSNIASEVGTMRVTEQIDALEIMGVNSLSYLVLPKVTSAMIFFPILIIFSIGLSLIGGWLSLQLSGLSSTEEYVYGIRFFFKGSDIIYALGKTVVFAFLITSIASFKGYYTKGGALDVGKSSTEAVVSASVAILISNFFLTQMFLL comes from the coding sequence ATGGGAATTATACAAAACATTGGCAAGTATTTCATGATGATGTACATCGTGTTTTCAAAGCCAGAAAAATGGAGAATATTCCGCAGACGTTTTTTTGAAGAAATGGAAATCATTGGAATAAAGTCTATTCCAATTGTTGCATTGATGTCTGCCTTTATGGGAGCAGTAATTGCTTTGCAAACAGCTTCAAACATGGACAATCCGCTTCTACCTGCATATACTGTTGGTTTTATTACACGTTCATCCACTATCCTGGAATTTTCACCAACGATTATTTCATTGATTCTTGCTGGAAAAGTAGGATCTAATATAGCATCAGAGGTTGGAACAATGCGCGTAACAGAGCAAATTGATGCCCTTGAAATAATGGGAGTAAACTCCTTAAGTTATTTGGTACTTCCAAAAGTAACGTCTGCAATGATTTTCTTCCCGATTTTAATCATCTTTTCAATTGGGTTGAGCTTAATAGGAGGATGGTTATCCTTACAACTTTCTGGTCTTTCTTCGACAGAAGAATATGTTTATGGTATTCGCTTTTTCTTTAAAGGAAGTGATATTATCTACGCTCTTGGTAAAACCGTTGTATTCGCATTTTTAATTACATCGATCGCATCCTTCAAGGGTTATTACACCAAAGGTGGAGCCTTAGATGTTGGTAAATCTTCAACGGAAGCCGTTGTAAGTGCAAGTGTCGCGATTTTGATATCGAATTTCTTCTTAACTCAAATGTTCTTGTTGTAA
- a CDS encoding ABC transporter ATP-binding protein has translation MIEVVHVNKTFGDNQVLKDVSTNFEKGKVNLIIGQSGQGKSVLAKCIVGLHEVDSGQILYDGRDFTKLDRLQRKEIRQEIGMLFQGSALFDSMTVEQNVMFPLTMFTKMSRKEMQERVDFCLERVNLAGRNKLFPAECSGGMQKRIAIARAISMNPKYLFCDEPNSGLDPQTSILIDNLIREITYEYEITTIVITHDMNSVIEIGDNVIFINKGQNWWQGDRKSIITTDNKEINDFVFASEFMKEIKETMRKH, from the coding sequence ATGATTGAAGTAGTCCATGTCAATAAAACTTTTGGTGATAATCAAGTACTAAAAGACGTCAGCACAAACTTTGAAAAAGGCAAGGTTAATCTAATCATTGGTCAATCTGGTCAAGGGAAATCAGTACTTGCAAAATGTATTGTTGGTCTTCACGAAGTAGATTCTGGTCAGATTTTATATGATGGAAGAGATTTCACGAAATTAGATCGCTTACAGCGAAAAGAGATTAGACAGGAGATTGGAATGTTATTTCAAGGATCTGCTCTTTTTGATTCCATGACGGTTGAGCAAAACGTAATGTTCCCTTTGACAATGTTCACAAAAATGAGCAGAAAAGAAATGCAAGAACGCGTTGATTTTTGCTTAGAGCGCGTGAACTTAGCTGGTAGAAACAAACTGTTTCCAGCTGAATGTTCTGGAGGAATGCAAAAACGTATTGCTATTGCTCGCGCAATCTCCATGAATCCGAAATACTTGTTTTGTGATGAACCGAATTCAGGTTTAGACCCGCAAACTTCTATTCTGATTGATAATTTGATTCGCGAAATTACTTATGAGTATGAAATTACAACGATTGTGATTACGCATGATATGAACTCAGTAATCGAAATTGGTGACAATGTAATTTTCATCAATAAAGGTCAAAATTGGTGGCAAGGTGACCGTAAATCGATCATTACAACTGACAACAAAGAAATAAATGATTTTGTTTTTGCTTCCGAATTCATGAAAGAGATTAAGGAAACAATGAGAAAACACTAG
- a CDS encoding murein L,D-transpeptidase catalytic domain family protein, translating into MNKHYLFIVLVFIGACSLQESPKSILDTSASEVLLPESDYDSTRLELTLLQQLKSLKTYIKSKNGAYSNQKAILIDMKIPSKYFRLFVVDLKTDKILSKGLCSHGSGSEIAGTDSLQFSNTPNSYMTSLGMYKVGSAYQGSFGKSYRLIGLEKSNDKAIARAIVLHRYSCVPDEEQFYPICNSLGCAMLSENYFEELIPLIDSESKPMILKIYY; encoded by the coding sequence ATGAATAAACACTACCTTTTTATTGTCTTAGTATTCATCGGAGCTTGTAGTTTACAAGAATCACCAAAATCGATATTGGACACAAGTGCCTCAGAGGTCTTATTGCCAGAATCTGATTATGATTCAACTAGATTGGAGTTAACATTGCTTCAACAACTGAAATCATTGAAAACCTATATCAAAAGTAAAAATGGAGCTTATTCGAATCAAAAGGCAATTCTGATTGATATGAAAATTCCTTCCAAGTATTTCAGACTTTTTGTAGTGGACTTAAAAACCGATAAAATTCTTTCGAAAGGACTGTGCTCACATGGTTCGGGGTCAGAAATTGCGGGCACAGATTCTCTTCAGTTTAGTAATACTCCCAATTCCTACATGACTTCTTTGGGAATGTATAAAGTTGGTTCGGCATACCAAGGAAGCTTTGGAAAATCGTATCGATTGATTGGGCTAGAAAAATCGAATGACAAAGCAATTGCTCGTGCTATCGTTTTACATCGATACAGTTGTGTGCCCGATGAAGAGCAATTTTATCCAATATGCAACAGTTTGGGTTGTGCTATGTTGTCTGAAAATTATTTCGAAGAGTTGATTCCGTTGATTGATTCTGAGTCGAAACCGATGATTTTGAAGATTTACTATTAA
- a CDS encoding YdeI/OmpD-associated family protein, translating into MKTSDERITNYISKSADFAQPILTQLREIVHDFCPEVEEGMKWSMPFFMYHGKILCSMASFKNHCSFGFWLHSEMSDLHRLFKRSAEGGMGSLGKITSPDDLPKDDQLGAYILEAMNLIEQGTIPRELNPKFKKPLTEIPAELIALLESEPKAKVVFESLPPSHQREYIHWIAEAKREETKQRRLQQTIENLLEGKSKDWKYIR; encoded by the coding sequence ATGAAAACCTCTGATGAGCGGATTACAAACTACATTTCAAAATCAGCTGATTTCGCTCAACCCATTTTAACGCAGCTCCGGGAAATCGTTCACGATTTTTGTCCAGAAGTGGAAGAAGGAATGAAATGGAGCATGCCTTTTTTCATGTACCATGGAAAAATACTATGCAGCATGGCTTCCTTCAAAAACCATTGTTCTTTTGGATTCTGGTTGCATTCAGAAATGAGCGACCTTCACAGGCTCTTTAAACGTTCAGCAGAAGGCGGAATGGGAAGTTTGGGTAAAATCACTTCACCAGATGATTTACCGAAAGATGACCAATTGGGTGCTTACATCCTGGAGGCAATGAATTTGATAGAACAAGGAACTATCCCCCGCGAACTCAATCCAAAGTTTAAAAAACCACTTACCGAAATTCCTGCTGAATTAATTGCATTACTAGAATCAGAACCCAAAGCCAAAGTTGTATTTGAGTCTCTTCCTCCCTCTCATCAAAGGGAATATATCCATTGGATCGCGGAAGCAAAACGAGAAGAAACCAAACAACGCCGATTACAGCAAACGATTGAAAACCTGCTGGAAGGAAAGTCAAAAGACTGGAAATATATACGTTAA
- a CDS encoding LiaF transmembrane domain-containing protein has product METDNIRTEIEHEILKAQKSHRRGKIAGGLAIVFFGIIYLMKQLGYHVPSYLLSWQMVLIVVGIIVLIKHKFRKFHGYLLIIIGKLFLLSEWYPHLINNKIIFPIGLIIVGLFIVFSKSKRFDRYNKRKKRFTKENWKHIHEAHQRGYSSYKYNEEDFIDSVSFFGGITKTVLSKTFKGADIVSFFGGTDVNLSQADFQDRIVVDVTNIFGGTTLTIPNNWEVISEVASIFGAYEDKRPPYQRENDEPRKILILKGTCMFGGIEVNSFSK; this is encoded by the coding sequence ATGGAAACAGATAACATCCGCACGGAAATAGAACACGAAATTTTAAAAGCACAAAAAAGCCATCGTCGCGGAAAAATAGCAGGTGGCTTAGCCATCGTATTCTTTGGAATTATTTACTTGATGAAACAATTGGGATACCACGTCCCCTCCTATTTGCTTAGCTGGCAAATGGTTTTAATCGTAGTTGGAATTATCGTATTAATCAAACATAAATTCAGAAAATTTCATGGGTATCTATTAATTATCATCGGTAAATTATTTCTTCTATCTGAATGGTACCCACATCTGATTAACAACAAAATCATCTTTCCAATTGGATTAATTATTGTTGGACTTTTCATTGTCTTTTCAAAAAGCAAACGATTTGATCGATATAATAAAAGAAAGAAGCGATTCACAAAAGAAAATTGGAAACACATCCATGAAGCACATCAACGAGGATATAGCTCTTACAAATACAATGAAGAAGATTTTATTGATAGCGTTAGTTTCTTTGGTGGAATCACAAAAACAGTATTGAGTAAAACTTTCAAAGGAGCCGATATTGTTTCTTTCTTTGGAGGGACAGATGTCAATCTTTCTCAAGCAGATTTTCAAGACCGTATTGTGGTAGATGTAACAAATATTTTTGGAGGAACAACGCTTACCATTCCAAATAATTGGGAAGTAATTTCAGAAGTAGCAAGCATTTTTGGGGCATATGAAGACAAACGTCCACCTTACCAAAGAGAAAACGATGAGCCGCGTAAGATTTTAATTTTGAAAGGAACTTGCATGTTTGGAGGAATTGAGGTAAATAGTTTCAGTAAATAA